One stretch of Zingiber officinale cultivar Zhangliang chromosome 6B, Zo_v1.1, whole genome shotgun sequence DNA includes these proteins:
- the LOC121989519 gene encoding uncharacterized protein LOC121989519 isoform X1 — protein sequence MKKNSTASSSARSGTFPSPGTPTYRDGAGAAGYRKGWSSERVPLPGSGNRRYAGSGVLLPFANGRTLPSKWEDAERWILSPVSGDPYGSSLMPPLHHRRPKSKSGPLVAHAGKSGAYSSTSPLVPCFDSGRVGNFTAASPFMAGVLMPEHSFLGNDGSARGGASANMGGIGRADGSVSGGSSVGGKARSADGEPYTVRSASTRRCSDSVMESSSSLPRSHDSNTDEQFEGTKEVASTASISVFRKDVATQMSPERSPPYSPKEIQFSPSASTPALEELENHFSKFEVRDVQVDDRVTVTRWSKKQISRGSDRRSSSFIEWKKKTVEANTSAWGIAETAKSMSKCKREEAKITAWENLQNAKAETEIRKLEMKLEKKRSSSMEKILNKLRSAQKKAEEMRNAVADRRTNRVAATAKKTKFFCKSGPLSSLTGCFACHTSPL from the exons ATGAAGAAGAATTCCACTGCCTCCTCTTCCGCCAGATCCGGCACCTTTCCTAGCCCCGGAACGCCCACCTACCGAGACGGCGCTGGTGCTGCTGGATACCGGAAAGGGTGGAGCTCGGAGAGGGTGCCGTTGCCGGGGAGCGGCAACCGGAGGTACGCGGGGAGCGGCGTTCTGTTGCCGTTCGCCAATGGGAGGACTTTGCCCTCCAAATGGGAGGACGCCGAGAGGTGGATCCTCAGCCCCGTCTCCGGCGACCCGTACGGGAGTTCGCTCATGCCGCCGTTGCATCACCGGCGACCCAAGTCGAAGAGTGGCCCTCTCGTAGCACACGCTGGGAAATCCGGCGCCTATTCGTCTACTTCCCCGCTGGTTCCTTGCTTCGACAGTGGCAGAGTTGGAAATTTCACAGCGGCCTCGCCGTTCATGGCAGGAGTTTTGATGCCGGAACACAGCTTTTTGGGCAATGACGGCAGCGCGAGAGGAGGAGCGAGTGCGAACATGGGAGGAATAGGAAGAGCCGATGGCAGCGTCAGCGGCGGCAGCAGTGTGGGTGGCAAAGCTCGCTCTGCCGATGGAGAACCATACACGGTCAGATCTGCTAGCACTCGTAGGTGTTCTGATTCAGTGATGGAGTCTTCTTCCTCCCTTCCCCGCTCTCATG ATTCAAATACAGATGAGCAATTTGAAGGTACAAAAGAAGTAGCCTCCACAGCATCAATCTCTGTTTTTAGGAAGGATGTAGCAACACAGATGAGTCCAGAGAGAAGCCCTCCATACTCGCCCAAAGAGATTCAATTTTCCCCTTCCGCCTCAACTCCTGCCCTTGAAGAATTAGAGAACCATTTCTCAAAATTTGAGGTTCGGGATGTGCAAGTCGATGATCGGGTCACTGTAACTAGATGGTCCAAGAAACAAATATCTCGGGGATCTGACAGGCGTTCATCGAGCTTTATAGAATGGAAGAAAAAGACTGTGGAGGCAAATACTTCGGCTTGGGGAATTGCTGAGACAGCAAAGTCCATGTCAAA GTGTAAAAGAGAAGAAGCCAAGATCACAGCATGGGAGAACTTACAGAACGCAAAGGCCGAGACAGAGATTAGGAAATTAGAG ATGAAACTGGAAAAGAAAAGATCTTCCTCTATGGAGAAAATTCTGAACAAACTTAGATCAGCTCAGAAGAAAGCCGAGGAAATGCGAAATGCAGTGGCTGATAGACGAACCAACCGGGTAGCAGCGACTGCCAAAAAGACTAAGTTCTTCTGCAAGAGTGGTCCTTTAAGCTCCCTGACTGGCTGCTTTGCTTGCCACACTAGCCCTCTGTAA
- the LOC121989519 gene encoding uncharacterized protein LOC121989519 isoform X2 yields MKKNSTASSSARSGTFPSPGTPTYRDGAGAAGYRKGWSSERVPLPGSGNRRYAGSGVLLPFANGRTLPSKWEDAERWILSPVSGDPYGSSLMPPLHHRRPKSKSGPLVAHAGKSGAYSSTSPLVPCFDSGRVGNFTAASPFMAGVLMPEHSFLGNDGSARGGASANMGGIGRADGSVSGGSSVGGKARSADGEPYTVRSASTRRCSDSVMESSSSLPRSHDEQFEGTKEVASTASISVFRKDVATQMSPERSPPYSPKEIQFSPSASTPALEELENHFSKFEVRDVQVDDRVTVTRWSKKQISRGSDRRSSSFIEWKKKTVEANTSAWGIAETAKSMSKCKREEAKITAWENLQNAKAETEIRKLEMKLEKKRSSSMEKILNKLRSAQKKAEEMRNAVADRRTNRVAATAKKTKFFCKSGPLSSLTGCFACHTSPL; encoded by the exons ATGAAGAAGAATTCCACTGCCTCCTCTTCCGCCAGATCCGGCACCTTTCCTAGCCCCGGAACGCCCACCTACCGAGACGGCGCTGGTGCTGCTGGATACCGGAAAGGGTGGAGCTCGGAGAGGGTGCCGTTGCCGGGGAGCGGCAACCGGAGGTACGCGGGGAGCGGCGTTCTGTTGCCGTTCGCCAATGGGAGGACTTTGCCCTCCAAATGGGAGGACGCCGAGAGGTGGATCCTCAGCCCCGTCTCCGGCGACCCGTACGGGAGTTCGCTCATGCCGCCGTTGCATCACCGGCGACCCAAGTCGAAGAGTGGCCCTCTCGTAGCACACGCTGGGAAATCCGGCGCCTATTCGTCTACTTCCCCGCTGGTTCCTTGCTTCGACAGTGGCAGAGTTGGAAATTTCACAGCGGCCTCGCCGTTCATGGCAGGAGTTTTGATGCCGGAACACAGCTTTTTGGGCAATGACGGCAGCGCGAGAGGAGGAGCGAGTGCGAACATGGGAGGAATAGGAAGAGCCGATGGCAGCGTCAGCGGCGGCAGCAGTGTGGGTGGCAAAGCTCGCTCTGCCGATGGAGAACCATACACGGTCAGATCTGCTAGCACTCGTAGGTGTTCTGATTCAGTGATGGAGTCTTCTTCCTCCCTTCCCCGCTCTCATG ATGAGCAATTTGAAGGTACAAAAGAAGTAGCCTCCACAGCATCAATCTCTGTTTTTAGGAAGGATGTAGCAACACAGATGAGTCCAGAGAGAAGCCCTCCATACTCGCCCAAAGAGATTCAATTTTCCCCTTCCGCCTCAACTCCTGCCCTTGAAGAATTAGAGAACCATTTCTCAAAATTTGAGGTTCGGGATGTGCAAGTCGATGATCGGGTCACTGTAACTAGATGGTCCAAGAAACAAATATCTCGGGGATCTGACAGGCGTTCATCGAGCTTTATAGAATGGAAGAAAAAGACTGTGGAGGCAAATACTTCGGCTTGGGGAATTGCTGAGACAGCAAAGTCCATGTCAAA GTGTAAAAGAGAAGAAGCCAAGATCACAGCATGGGAGAACTTACAGAACGCAAAGGCCGAGACAGAGATTAGGAAATTAGAG ATGAAACTGGAAAAGAAAAGATCTTCCTCTATGGAGAAAATTCTGAACAAACTTAGATCAGCTCAGAAGAAAGCCGAGGAAATGCGAAATGCAGTGGCTGATAGACGAACCAACCGGGTAGCAGCGACTGCCAAAAAGACTAAGTTCTTCTGCAAGAGTGGTCCTTTAAGCTCCCTGACTGGCTGCTTTGCTTGCCACACTAGCCCTCTGTAA